In one window of Thermoanaerobaculia bacterium DNA:
- a CDS encoding TfoX/Sxy family protein has product MPYDEGLAERIREVLHDRREIVEKRMFGGIAFLLQGHMVVGIVSDNLMCRVGPDRYERALTRPFARPMDFTGKPLKGFVFVAPGGFAEDGDLELWIGDCLRFVESLPPKTSLRAAVGRPGRR; this is encoded by the coding sequence ATGCCCTACGACGAAGGTCTGGCGGAGCGGATTCGGGAGGTCCTCCACGATCGGCGCGAGATCGTCGAGAAACGGATGTTCGGCGGTATCGCCTTCCTGCTGCAGGGCCACATGGTCGTGGGAATCGTGAGTGACAACCTCATGTGCCGGGTCGGTCCCGATCGCTACGAACGCGCGCTCACCCGCCCGTTCGCCCGGCCGATGGACTTCACCGGCAAGCCGCTCAAGGGCTTCGTCTTCGTCGCTCCCGGCGGATTCGCCGAAGACGGCGATCTCGAGCTGTGGATCGGTGACTGCCTGCGCTTCGTCGAATCGCTGCCGCCGAAGACGTCCCTCCGCGCGGCGGTCGGGAGGCCAGGCCGTCGGTAG
- a CDS encoding ester cyclase produces the protein MASNGKNREIALRWMEEVWNQRREEVIDELMHADAVGHMEGGDVHGPAGFKAARAAFLEALPDLRIAVEDSVAEGDQVVLRWRVTGTHLGTGLGIPPSGRVIEARGMSWFRFRDGQMIEGWDSWDQSGLIQKLTPP, from the coding sequence ATGGCGTCCAACGGGAAGAACCGCGAGATCGCGCTGCGATGGATGGAGGAAGTCTGGAACCAGCGGCGGGAAGAGGTGATCGACGAGCTCATGCACGCCGACGCCGTCGGTCACATGGAAGGCGGCGACGTCCACGGACCCGCCGGCTTCAAGGCGGCGCGCGCCGCGTTCCTCGAGGCGCTCCCCGACCTTCGCATCGCGGTCGAGGACAGCGTCGCGGAGGGGGATCAGGTCGTCCTCCGCTGGCGCGTGACCGGAACCCACCTCGGCACGGGACTCGGCATCCCCCCTTCGGGCCGAGTGATCGAGGCGCGCGGCATGTCCTGGTTCCGCTTCCGCGACGGCCAGATGATCGAAGGCTGGGACAGCTGGGACCAGAGCGGCCTGATTCAGAAGCTGACCCCGCCGTAA
- a CDS encoding carbonic anhydrase family protein, with amino-acid sequence MTTVRTACGVSLCALLGLAGGGSADGPGWSYDGHGGPADWAELDPAFATCGLGRLQSPIDIRGAKTAELPAIRFDYRAGKPTIVDNGHTVQVDVAPGSAIEVGGERFELLQFHFHKPSEEKIDGKAHDMVVHLVHRDATGHLAVVAVLLDRGGENPLLAEIWQRLPPAKHQEVRLDLELDATALLPSERGYYTFQGSLTTPPCSENVRWFVLRAATTIGESQLATFGKLYESNARPVQALHEREILATP; translated from the coding sequence ATGACGACGGTTCGTACGGCCTGTGGGGTCTCACTGTGCGCGCTTCTGGGCCTCGCGGGCGGAGGCTCCGCCGACGGACCCGGCTGGAGCTACGACGGCCACGGCGGACCCGCCGATTGGGCGGAGCTCGACCCGGCGTTCGCGACCTGCGGGCTCGGGCGGCTTCAGTCGCCGATCGATATCCGCGGGGCGAAGACGGCGGAGCTGCCGGCAATTCGATTCGACTATCGGGCGGGGAAGCCGACGATCGTCGACAACGGCCACACCGTCCAGGTCGACGTGGCTCCGGGCAGCGCCATCGAAGTCGGGGGCGAGCGCTTCGAGCTGCTCCAGTTCCACTTCCACAAGCCGAGCGAGGAGAAGATCGACGGGAAGGCGCACGACATGGTCGTCCACCTCGTGCACCGCGACGCGACGGGGCACCTCGCCGTCGTCGCCGTGCTGCTCGACCGCGGTGGCGAGAATCCGCTCCTCGCGGAGATCTGGCAACGCCTGCCGCCGGCCAAGCACCAAGAGGTGCGCCTGGACCTCGAGCTCGACGCGACCGCCCTGCTGCCCAGCGAGCGCGGCTACTACACCTTTCAGGGGTCGCTGACCACGCCGCCGTGCAGCGAAAACGTGCGCTGGTTCGTGCTCAGGGCGGCCACGACCATCGGCGAAAGCCAGCTCGCGACCTTCGGCAAGCTGTACGAGTCGAACGCCCGCCCCGTGCAGGCGTTGCACGAGCGCGAGATCCTCGCGACGCCCTAG